Proteins from a genomic interval of Hyalangium ruber:
- a CDS encoding polysaccharide biosynthesis/export family protein yields MRTPPALLLALLIAAAPACRSAAPTPDLPLPTAEEARSVPATSNTLGPGDLVEVRVFQEPDHSGIWRVSPEGTIDYPLCGKVELAGRTSSTAADSLRECLGRYVRRPQVSVLIREYNSKKIFVFGEVQKPGTFPYEGEMTIIQAVTLAGGFTKLAAKNSTNVTRLVEGQERKIRVPVEDIGVGREKNFLLQPGDIVFVPESFF; encoded by the coding sequence ATGAGAACCCCTCCCGCCCTGCTGCTTGCCCTGCTGATCGCGGCGGCACCCGCGTGCCGCTCGGCCGCGCCGACACCGGACCTGCCCCTGCCCACGGCGGAGGAGGCCCGCTCGGTGCCGGCGACGAGCAACACCCTGGGCCCGGGGGACCTGGTGGAGGTGCGCGTCTTCCAGGAGCCGGACCACTCGGGCATCTGGCGCGTGTCGCCCGAGGGCACGATCGACTACCCGCTGTGCGGCAAGGTGGAGCTGGCGGGCCGCACTTCGAGCACGGCGGCCGACTCGCTGCGCGAGTGCCTGGGGCGCTACGTGCGCAGGCCCCAGGTGTCGGTGCTGATCCGCGAGTACAACTCGAAGAAGATCTTCGTCTTCGGCGAGGTGCAGAAGCCGGGCACGTTCCCGTACGAGGGGGAGATGACGATCATCCAGGCCGTCACCCTGGCGGGCGGCTTCACCAAGCTGGCCGCCAAGAACAGCACCAACGTGACGCGGCTGGTGGAAGGCCAGGAGCGGAAGATCCGCGTGCCGGTGGAGGACATCGGTGTGGGGCGGGAGAAGAACTTCCTGCTCCAGCCCGGCGACATCGTCTTCGTGCCGGAGAGCTTCTTCTAG